A DNA window from Desulfovibrio oxyclinae DSM 11498 contains the following coding sequences:
- the recA gene encoding recombinase RecA, producing the protein MARKPTLSPEEMRKEALGTAITTIERKYGKGAIMRLDDDAIPEVPTIPTGSIGLDMALGVGGVPKGRVIEVYGPESSGKTTLSLHLVAETQKGGGTAAFVDAEHALDMNYAKRLGVNTEDLLISQPDYGEQALEIADLLVRSNAVDIVVIDSVAALIPQSELEGQMGETQVGSQARLMSHALRKLTGSIHKSKCAVVFINQIRMKIGMTGYGSPETTTGGNALKFYSSVRMDIRRIQTLKDKDEAYGIRARVRVIKNKVAPPFREAQMDILYGTGISREGELLDMGVEAKVVDKSGAWYAFGSERLGQGKENVRQYLQENPDIAQRIEQKLKEHLGILPVTEEAGETEGES; encoded by the coding sequence ATGGCGAGGAAACCGACACTCAGTCCCGAGGAAATGCGCAAAGAGGCGCTCGGGACCGCAATTACCACGATTGAGCGCAAGTATGGCAAGGGTGCCATCATGCGTCTTGATGACGATGCCATTCCCGAAGTTCCGACGATTCCTACGGGCTCGATCGGTCTGGACATGGCTTTGGGTGTGGGCGGAGTTCCCAAGGGCCGCGTGATTGAGGTCTACGGGCCGGAATCTTCTGGTAAGACGACATTGTCGTTGCACCTTGTTGCGGAGACGCAGAAGGGTGGCGGCACGGCGGCGTTTGTGGATGCCGAGCATGCTCTTGATATGAATTATGCGAAGCGTCTGGGCGTGAACACCGAGGACCTTCTGATTTCGCAGCCGGACTACGGTGAGCAGGCGTTGGAGATTGCGGATCTGCTGGTTCGTTCCAATGCCGTGGACATTGTGGTGATTGACTCGGTGGCGGCGTTGATTCCCCAGTCCGAGCTTGAGGGGCAGATGGGAGAGACGCAGGTGGGAAGCCAGGCGCGGCTGATGTCGCATGCGCTTCGCAAGCTGACGGGCTCGATCCACAAGTCCAAGTGCGCGGTGGTTTTCATCAACCAGATCCGCATGAAGATCGGCATGACGGGCTATGGCAGCCCCGAGACCACCACGGGCGGCAACGCGCTCAAGTTCTATTCTTCGGTACGCATGGACATCCGGCGCATCCAGACGCTCAAGGACAAGGACGAGGCCTACGGCATCCGGGCGCGGGTTAGGGTCATCAAGAACAAGGTGGCTCCGCCGTTCCGTGAGGCGCAGATGGATATTCTCTATGGCACGGGCATATCGCGAGAGGGCGAGCTGCTCGACATGGGGGTGGAGGCCAAGGTCGTGGACAAGTCCGGGGCGTGGTACGCCTTCGGATCGGAGCGCCTCGGCCAGGGCAAAGAGAATGTGCGCCAGTACCTTCAGGAAAATCCGGACATCGCCCAGCGCATCGAGCAAAAGCTCAAGGAACATCTCGGCATCCTTCCGGTGACGGAAGAGGCCGGGGAGAC